The region CTAAAACTTGTAGAATATATCATTGAGTATGTTGCTGAAAATGACAACAAGCTGATCCCTACTGATCTTGGTTTGGAAAGTGCAATATTAAATCAGAATACGGTAAGGTTTAATGAAATTTTACTAGAACGCAACAGATTGCTTCAAAGTTCCAATAGTTTAAACCCAGTGATTGTAAATTTAGACAATCAAATATCGAATTTAAAAGCAAATATTGCACAAAGTTTAGAGAATCTAAAATCTTCATTAACAATCTCTTTAAATGATTTAAAAAAACAAGAAGTAAGACTAAATTCTAAAATAACCTCTGTACCAAAAAAAGAGCGAGAGTTTAGAGACATCCAGAGGTCACAACAAATTATAGAATCTTTGTATTTATATTTATTACAAAAAAGAGAGGAAAACTCCATAACCTTAGCCGTTAAAGCACCCAACGCAAAAATAATTGATCCGGCTTATGGTAGCGATATTGCTGTATCTCCAAGGCGTATTATTATTTATCTTATGTCTGGTACCATGGGATTAGTGGTTCCTTTTGTTATTCTTTATCTTATCTTTTTATTTGATAATAAAATACACAAAATTGAAGATTTAGAGTCTGTTTTATCGGTTCCTATTTTAGGAGACATTCCGAAGTTTAAAAAAGCTGAAAACTTTATCATTAGTCATGAAGATGTAAGTCCGTTTACAGAAGCATTTCGTATTATAAGAACGAATATGTTTTTTATGCTTTCTAAGCTAAACAAATCTTCAAAAACCATCTTTGTATCGTCAACAATTAGCGGTGAAGGAAAATCTTTTATTTCCATTAATTTGGCTAGAATCTTATCATTATCTTCAAAAAAAGTATTACTAATTGGTGGTGATATTAGAAGTCCTAAAATTGCGGAGTATATCAATATTCCCCAAAAACAAGGGTTAACCCATTTCTTGGCAGATAATACCCTACAACCAGAAAGTCTTATCGAAAAACCCACGGATCTAGGTTTTGATATTTTACAAGGTGGTTATATTGCCCCTAATCCGTCAGAATTACTGATGAACGGTCGTTTTGATGAATTACTTTCTTACGCTAAAAAACAGTATGACTATATTATTATTGATACAGCCCCTGTAAATATGGTGACAGATACGGTGTATTTAAGTCAAGATAGAGCAGACTTATTCATTTATGTCATCAGAGCAAA is a window of Polaribacter litorisediminis DNA encoding:
- a CDS encoding GumC family protein, giving the protein MKETNNIDLSLSKKDAFNLREFLEQYLFHWKWFVLGFIISIFCGFLYLRYTTPQFQVVSTILIQDSENQNISSELSAFQDLGIATSGKSMFLTEIGILKSRSLMEKVVKKLGINKTYLAKGSFRDSEIYGNGLPFKLNFFEKDSLLYKKDTSLSIIPTSKTNFNLFDADGKKVGSYLFGENVASSMADFTVTPTNKEPIEIGLKIKIIISKVESVANYYRSKVQIEPVNRKSSLVEMTLRDANKQKSREILNVLLEQYNIEAIIDKSLIAKNTGIFINERIEAISKELTMMDKDVETFKTSNNLTNIASESTLILNANNELEKETVALKTQLKLVEYIIEYVAENDNKLIPTDLGLESAILNQNTVRFNEILLERNRLLQSSNSLNPVIVNLDNQISNLKANIAQSLENLKSSLTISLNDLKKQEVRLNSKITSVPKKEREFRDIQRSQQIIESLYLYLLQKREENSITLAVKAPNAKIIDPAYGSDIAVSPRRIIIYLMSGTMGLVVPFVILYLIFLFDNKIHKIEDLESVLSVPILGDIPKFKKAENFIISHEDVSPFTEAFRIIRTNMFFMLSKLNKSSKTIFVSSTISGEGKSFISINLARILSLSSKKVLLIGGDIRSPKIAEYINIPQKQGLTHFLADNTLQPESLIEKPTDLGFDILQGGYIAPNPSELLMNGRFDELLSYAKKQYDYIIIDTAPVNMVTDTVYLSQDRADLFIYVIRANYLDKRMLKIPEKLHETNRLQNMAIVLNDTDVNGVHGYGYGYGYGYGYGQGAIKKKWYQKIFR